aaatagtaattgaaaaaataaggaccaaatttaaaagataaaaaaaattaaaggagtgaaattaaaaaggagttccaaatttataatttgtttaaaataaaataaataataattaaaagaatatagatTAAACGTGaatgaatataaaattgaatgactactttaaaatcttaaagaaacaaacgtgaaaattaaaaagaaagaaaaaggtcaCGCTGAGCTGAAATGGAGGGTCATTGGCAACACATGCCGCTTAATAGCTGAAGCAACATTAAGATGATTCAAACTCCGTTGTGAAATGTGGTGTTTAACCACCAAGCAGCCCTGCACGCACTATCTGAAGAATATGGGGTCTCTTACATGTGCTTTATACTCGTCAATAACCTTTCTATAACAATGTTTAAACTtgttaaattacaaaattgcCCCTAAACAAACCtagcaataacaaaaaaataagagtaaaaatacaaaaatactccTAGAAGTTAATGTAAgagaattcaatttttaaaagcatgacaatattatttttcccacatgttttagagaattttttataataatagtgGTTCGCAGCTAAGCTATTAAACATGGGTTGGCTTATGACCCGATCTAGAACTTGAATTATGAGTTAAACTAGACATTACCTCGATTAATCtataataacatcattttaatatttaatatttttatatataaaaaaaaaattaactcgtgTTTTAAATTAGGGATCACATCAACAttcaatttgatataaaaatttatccaagctaGGTTATAAAATGACGGATTAACCAATCAGACAAGTTTCATAACAGCACTGGTTAGTAAACCTTCTCAGTTACATTATCATAAAAAGGGAACTTCGAATGTTAAAACTCGAATTGGAGTTCATTTAATAAAGCTATTACAGATAACCGGTGAACAAACAATGCATGTCTGCGTTAAGTTACCTCTCCGCCGGAGCTGGCTAGCTGCCATCTCTGAGCAATCACCGTTCTGATTTTCAGTTTTTAAGAATTTACCAGTTTATACGCTTCAGAATTTGTGGACCTGACAAGAGCTAGAATCATGCCGTTGCTTtcataaaaaacagaaaaatacgTCATTGACCTTGATCCATGAATTACAAGTGAATGtcaatggttttaaaaataaatagaacccCCATGATTCGTGTTTTTCCAATATTAAAGTAGAGATTTGTATTGTAACAGCTAAACCCGTTTgagaaaaagacaacaaaatatAATCCGAGCTGTATTGTTCATCAAATCATAGTATTTGATCATAAGAATCACAACATAAAGTAgaacaaacaaatcataaaaattatgcGGTGGTAATAAATTGGCTGAGTTATCCACAAAACAGATACATATGAACCGGTAAGAAAACATAGAGTGGCCACAAAAAAGTATCGATATTGtcttttcttgaatttcaagaaaaatctaACTATCTAAATGAATTTGATTGTTGGCAACCAATGCATTGCCACCAAATCACGGGTGAAGATTCTATTTCCTGAcctaattgaaaaatcaaacaaagcATGATTTTTCGACAAAAGAGGGCATGGGTTGCTAATTTAATTATCTATCCAATCTCATGACCAGCGGACCCATTCCTCTAGGCTCTAGCCCTTCCCTTCTCCATTCATAATTTCTCTGCCGTGAAAGAATTCCTTCCGTTATTTTACATTTCTCTATCCGAGCACATCTCGAGTGTAGGAGATTATCCGGTTTTACCCATTTATAAGCACAGTGCGGTAactggattttttaaaaaaactatatgcaTTTTTTAGCCTAATTAAAGGAAATTGGGCTTGATGTTATggtaaaagaataaaaatgttaaagatAGAGGACTAAGatataaaacatgaaagttgtttATAGCTAACCCCACACTAACAATAATTCTCATTAATCCAAAAGtgtattttcatgttttcttagTAATTGAGTTGGAAAGATGAGAGAGAATCTCACCTAAAAATTGCAAAGAGAGAAGAAGTGCTTTGTTGATAGTAATTTTGACCATGATTTTAGTGTTAAATGATTCAGAAGTTCAATTAAAGTGTTATTTGGTCTTTACCTTTGGTGGATTTTAtcaatctgaatttttttttttaacccaatttttagttatttattgttataaatgagtttatttaaataatttttaataaaaaactaaataataaattttcaggttaaaaaatcattgatccTACTTTTCAAACCATCTATGCGATGTCCGAATTCTAAAAAGCAGacaaccttattttttattttttgaaaggggttgtgttataaaaataaaacaaggcgCAGAAGCGCGGCCTGTCAGCTAGTGTTGGATATTCCAAAATAGGTaccgaattaattaattaattaacgttgaaaagtaaaaacaaatgggCTTTTAAGGCATTACCAATCCATTTGCTGTCCTGTCAGTTAGTGTTGCCATAAATAGTTGCTCGTAAtataggaaaaggaaaaagaaaaagaaaaaaaaagagcaacaaattataaatagtcAGGGAAGGAAGAAGTGGAGGCAAATTTGAGTGAGTAAAACCCTTTTACTGCAGATCCATGCTGTTGACCCTATTTTTACTGTATTTAAATCAAGGAAATAGGAAGCCCTGAGTTAATTAGAGTCGAACTGTTTTATACTCTAACCGCCAAATTATTAACCATCCGAGCATGTGGATCCTGGTTCACAAACGATAACCGAAGGGATAATGTTGTAATTACCCGCCCTCCCCCACTCtgcttaattaagaaaaatattattattatttattcaaaccAAATCGGTTGCTGTCGTCGTTGTTGCTGCTCTCTTCGCTTTAGATTAccttcctctctttttatatataagctCTCATTTGGCCTTGCTTTTatccctttctctctcaaaaccGGAGAGACAAgtaaaccaaaattaaaaacagataCAGAGAAATGAGAACAAGGAGAGGGATTTCTTATCCTAGAAGAGGAGTAGCAGTAAACGCTTGTAATACTGCAGCGGAGAAGAGGACATCGTCAACTAATTATAAGAGGGGGAAACCTGATTTTACCGCCGGAGAATATATGGTTTGCCGGAAAAGGAATCGATTGGTCTCGACGGGGAAAAAAGGAGAGACTGACTTGTTTGATTCTTTACCCGATGATCTTGTCATTTCTATCCTCTGCAAGCTTAGCTCTTCTGCTTCTTGCCCCTCCGATTTCATTAACGTTTTAATTACGTGcgtcccttttcttctctcgctctctctttggatatttcttttttgttggccGGTGCGCTTGAGATTTGACCGGAAACGGTTAcacttttgttattttgatggTGCGAATAGAGAAGCGTTATTTTCTGAATCAAGCTTTTGATTGAAACTGCAGGTGCAGGAGATTAAATGGATTAGGCCTTCATTCACTAGTATTATCCAAAGCTTCTCCGAAATCATTTGCAATCAAAGCCAACAATTGGTCCGATTCTGCTCACCGTTTCCTCAAACTCTGTGCCGATGCCGGAAATGCTGAAGCTTGTTACACTCTTGGCATGgtaattagtaattaaattaaatacaaataatttgTCAACATATATCATCGCTCTCAAGACACAGAAAAATCAGTGTTTTATTATCAGAAGGTATTAATTGGAATTTTTATATTGCGTACAGATTCGGTTTTACTGTTTACAAAACCGAGGTAGTGGCGCTTCTCTAATGGCAAAGGCGGCGATTAGCTCACACGCGCCTGCACTTTATTCACTTGCTGTTATACAATTCAATGGAAGCGGTGGTTCCAAAAGCGATAAAGACCTCCGAGCCGGCGTCGCGTTGTGTGCACGCGCTGCCTTTCTTGGTCACATCGACGCCCTGCGGGAGCTAGGCCACTGCCTGCAAGACGGTTATGGTGTCCGTCAAAACGTAACCGAGGGACGTCGTTTTCTCGTCCAAGCAAACGCGCGTGAACTCGCGGCTGTTTTGTCTAATCCTAATTCTGGACTGCCAACGCGCGCTTGGCTCACGTGGAACCCACACGCACACCCTAACCATCGTCACCCTAGTGAGAATGGACCCAGCGGCTGTCCTTTGTTGAGTGACTTTGGGTGTAATGTTCCAGCTCCTGAGGCTCATCCGGCCAGTCGTTTTATGACGGATTGGTTTGCTATTCGGGGCGGGTCTGCTGGTTCGGGACTCCGTTTGTGTTCTCATACAGGTTGTGGGCGGCCCGAGACAAGAAAACACGAGTTTAGACGGTGTTCTGTTTGTGGAGCCGTTAACTATTGCTCACGCGCTTGTCAGGCACTTGACTGGAAGCTCAGACATAAAGAGGATTGCGCCCCTGTTGAGAGGTGGGTGGATGAGGATGGTGAAGGCGGGGATGACGCCGGTGGTGTTGGTGGAGGGGATGGCGATGATGTCATGGTTGAGAgctaaattaaatctaaaaatggtTTAACGATGGAATGGGTAGGGACTGACGGTAACGGCGGAAAACCGTGCGTTTTATCGGCCACAAGAAAACGAGGTGACTGAGGTTGCATTAATCCTTTTTCTGTGATGTTTTTTAAGGTTAGTGTaacgtttttttctttttttttttatggggtcgTTTGAACAGCGCACAGGAATTTTGTTTCCActtttggtttcttgtataGAGAGGGGTATATCGGAGAAAACAAGGGCAACTCTTGTTGTTTtccttgttattattattattttttaatgggttATCAAGGCGGTCCcttattttctctgtttttcctcTTTTTGTACAATATTTAAACTGGCATCAGTAATTTAAAGATTCAAGTTCCGGAAATTGTCTTCTCTCTTTTTGCCAATTTATTATATGTTTAATTTCTGAGAATAGAAAAGGCCAAGTGTTGATTGGTACTCTCACTCCTGTTAAAACAACTTAAACCTGTTTATCATAATCAATCTAAGAAACGATCACTTATTGCttaaattttgatgatttttactTCACGTTAAGTTTGTGTTTTAGTTGTTGCTGCATCTTGTCCATAGTATCTACGCTtctaaattatgaaactcagaAATGATGCCAGCAGTCTGAAAAGAGCTGGCTGCGGCCATGATAGGTGAGCGtttttcgtttttattttttagtttttgaaagatCAATAAGAACAAAATTAGGTACAGGGATGTGGGATGAAGAACCAAACTACCACGTGTATTACACTTATGCCTTGGAAGAGCATGAACAGGCCTTAGCTTTGAGGTAAAGGTAAGGAATTCTCGAACAAGCTTAAACACTAGAGAGAGTCAAATTTAAACATGAGATTAACTATAGATGGTGGAGTGACTCAATTGAAAGAGCAGCAGCAAGTTGTGTGTGAGGTGGTGGATCAGATAAAGAGCTAGCCAACAACATGAAAGGATTGCGGGTGACTGGTTATTTGCTCTTCTTTTTCTACCAGTACTATTTTCTCCTCAACTTTTTCTAGCTTTTTTGGTGGTCAAAAAAGCCAGGCCACagaccaagaaaaagaaagatttgtaaaaaaatagagaaaaagagagtAGTGGGAGACATGCATTTTGCAAGTGGAGGAAGTGGTTTGTGTCCAAAGCGTTATTGCTCTAATCACATAcaagaagaaagggaaaaacacaacccaatatattaaaaagaaaggggGCATCTTCTCTTTTTTGGGGGGCGGGGAGGGCACTCATCcatttgcatttatttttatcaccaTCACACTCGGTCGGTATTCAAAACTAGGTTCTTGTTCATGGGTGGTCCAGGCCCAGCCCATTTAATGGTAGCAAGCTATTGTCCAAAGCACGAGACAGTGTGGTGATGCCATGCAAGAAACAGATCCATCATGGAAGCTCTGCAGATTTTTCTAGTTGGTTGACAGTGTACTGTATATTCTTCCTCAGTACTGTGCCAGCAAACGTCCAGGAAGACCGAGAAAATAAATTTGGGATGTTTAACTCTGTGATCTCACATTAAGGATTTCAAGCCACCTAATCTTGCTAGCATGGGGTTAGGTTAAAGGGTACAGACCAGATACCTCCTCCGTTTTTGCAACTGTGATGTGATGGGATTTTCCACAAATTAAGTGCGTTaggaatccttttctttttaatatcctGGTAGCATGGCCCGAATCCACTTGCACATGTACGgtgtcatcttcttcttcttcttctttttgtgtgtAGAGGTAATGCTGGGAATATTTTCAGCAGTTTAAAAGTGCCCATCACTCTGTGTTTTGtctatttaaattgatttacgTTCACTAGTTGATAATTTACTAAGATTGATCTgatttgattttctatttttgtatattatttatttcactgCTAAGAGCACTATTCAATTTAAAAGTTCAAGATAAGCAGATAAAGAACTTCAAAagcagcattttttttttaacaaattgagaaaaaagcGTCTGCGAATACCCAAACAGCAAAGCAAAAGAGTGTGGATCCCTTTTGCTCTTGAATTAACGGATGGTGCAGTCTCACAAACCGTCTGCCAAGAATAAACATAGCTGTTACCTTAAACCCTAGCCTGCATACAAGATTAGAAGGATAGTTGCTTGGGTTGGACATGATTCGACCACCGTTCTTAATTAGTATGGCCCTCCTGGGTTGGCTGACAAGACTACTATCTATAAACCAATCATTAATTAGAAATTTAGTTGTTCGTTGGCAATTAGGATTTAGTGTAGTTGTTGTTAAACAGGAAAAGGCAAGAAGTCGTCTTCTTGTTTCGAGACATGAGGGAACAAGGAAACGAAATGAACAGCAGATAATAACTGCGAAGGCCGAAGTCCAGCACAAGAGGGTGAGTGTTGAACCAATGGAGGTTGGTGTTGGGATCCATGGACCCAGGAAATGAAACGGTAGAAGATGTCTCTGTGAAGGCTCGAGGAGGTTCAGCAGCCAATAACTGCAGGCGGGGGCTGGGCAAGGTTAGGGTTACTGGGCCTCGTCTATGTTTGGATAACCAGGGGAATCTTCGGTGACCTCTTTATCGCCTTTCTGGGATGGACATCCAAAGAAgttaggttttcttttttcagagaAAATAGAATAAAACCAGCCACATATAGCACAAATTAGTAAGGTATAAAtgtgaataaaaatttatttaatgattgatTAAATGCTAACATGATTACAGTGGCATCGTAGgctttttaccttttattttaaagactTTCTTGTCGTAAAAATTGAAGATATAGACACGAATAAGAGTTTATTGCACCTTTTgaccgagttttttttttttaaatatcattagaatttgacaagatttttaagttaattcctttaaaagagtaaaaaaggaatataag
This genomic interval from Populus alba chromosome 1, ASM523922v2, whole genome shotgun sequence contains the following:
- the LOC118060977 gene encoding F-box protein At1g67340; the protein is MRTRRGISYPRRGVAVNACNTAAEKRTSSTNYKRGKPDFTAGEYMVCRKRNRLVSTGKKGETDLFDSLPDDLVISILCKLSSSASCPSDFINVLITCRRLNGLGLHSLVLSKASPKSFAIKANNWSDSAHRFLKLCADAGNAEACYTLGMIRFYCLQNRGSGASLMAKAAISSHAPALYSLAVIQFNGSGGSKSDKDLRAGVALCARAAFLGHIDALRELGHCLQDGYGVRQNVTEGRRFLVQANARELAAVLSNPNSGLPTRAWLTWNPHAHPNHRHPSENGPSGCPLLSDFGCNVPAPEAHPASRFMTDWFAIRGGSAGSGLRLCSHTGCGRPETRKHEFRRCSVCGAVNYCSRACQALDWKLRHKEDCAPVERWVDEDGEGGDDAGGVGGGDGDDVMVES